CCGCTTTTTCCCCCAGGATCACATCAGCCTTCTTAGACTCGGTTCGACACCATATTCTGTCTACAGGTCTACCTTTCCATAGCCCTTTTGTAAGGGGAGGACGCAGATAGGGAGGATAGGGTTCTTGGCAGAGTACGCCAATGGCTTTTTCATTGTCAATGCTTCGTATTGAACTGACAGCTGCATGGGCTGTCATGCCTCCGCCAATGATTAAATAGGGATAATGGCTCATTACTCTATTTTGAAAGGGGGAAAAAAAATATCAAAACATTTTTTATATAGGAAAACTTTAGAACCGCTCGAGTATTGTAAAGGAGCGTATCCAGCAATCGGATCCCAAATGGGCTTGAGCATGTTGGATAACCTTTTTCATAAAGAGCGGATCTTCTTTGTCAAAAAGGGCAAAGATTGAACTGCCACTACCGCTCATCAAACACAGTGCAGGGTCAAACTGATTTTGAAGCCAATTTTTAACCGTAGGCAACCAGAGATACTTGGAAAATACAGGTTCTTCAAGGTCGTTGAGAGGTTGATCGATTTCATGAGTCAAAGAGGAGCTAATAAGACCTTTTTGGCGGAATTCCGCATAGGTTTTATAAGCCCATGGAGTACTAACAGGAAAGCCTGGATAGATTAAAAGACCCTGGGTTGGATAGGGAAGGGGGAGGGCTACAGAATTAAGGATTTCTCCGCGTCCAGTGCATAAGGCGGGTTTTCTGAAAAGAAAGAAAGGCACATCACTGCCGAGCTGAGCCGCTAAACGAAAAAGATTGTCCATGCTATCTTCTATGGAGAGCAGCGTTTTCAAAGAAGTGAGGACGGCAGCTGCATCACTACTCCCTCCTCCAAGACCTGCTCCGGGGGGAATAATCTTGGTAAGCTTTATCCTCAAGCCTATTTTCAGCTTATAATGGGATAAAAAAAGGAGAGCAGCTTTAAGTGCAAGATTTGAGGAGTCCTTG
The DNA window shown above is from Methylacidiphilum caldifontis and carries:
- the ispE gene encoding 4-(cytidine 5'-diphospho)-2-C-methyl-D-erythritol kinase; its protein translation is MSTLNYINSFAPAKINLGLRILEKRKDGYHELRTLMAPISIGDKIEIELLPKGIEFETTGDFDVPKDSSNLALKAALLFLSHYKLKIGLRIKLTKIIPPGAGLGGGSSDAAAVLTSLKTLLSIEDSMDNLFRLAAQLGSDVPFFLFRKPALCTGRGEILNSVALPLPYPTQGLLIYPGFPVSTPWAYKTYAEFRQKGLISSSLTHEIDQPLNDLEEPVFSKYLWLPTVKNWLQNQFDPALCLMSGSGSSIFALFDKEDPLFMKKVIQHAQAHLGSDCWIRSFTILERF